From Tachysurus fulvidraco isolate hzauxx_2018 chromosome 10, HZAU_PFXX_2.0, whole genome shotgun sequence, one genomic window encodes:
- the srpk2 gene encoding SRSF protein kinase 2 isoform X2 produces MSSRKVMAIQARKRRPKGKKDKTANHRRPETQQKVPSAPPPPPPPPPPPPPPQPEPVAPPEPEEEILGSDDEEQEDPADYCKGGYHPVKIGDLFNGRYHVIRKLGWGHFSTVWLCWDIQGKRFVAMKVVKSAQHYTETALDEIKLLRCVRESDPTDPNKDMVVQLIDDFKISGINGIHVCMVFEVLGHHLLKWIIKSNYQGLPLPCVKSIIKQVLQGLDYLHTKCKIIHTDIKPENILMCVDDAFVRRMAVEATEWQKAGAPPPSGSAVSTAPQLKQVGKISKNKKKKLKKKQKRQAELLERRMLEIEALEREAEKQKANEGINAPPGPALALAESEDEDDEDDDIEEEEEGEGDRDQPVRLTNHTCAAPQQQEDGEDCEVPPKTDLPVVEDPSADTENSAPPHEDSNHPANDEEEDEEEEEESEEDAEERDKVTGRDTTEAGLEESKEEVDRLEPVSSDEKPEPKTDECVKEEQPELPKEEGERREEEGDEEDEDDDESDDDDDDDEAEDEPQELRNSTETHNNTLKTNGHAVVDANHPSDVVPIVPSPTPLLCPLVESELSATDRDASDASYELFNGETAALRNGGRHRATAPRFPELPLDPDVDECEPEEGETNLNPDAERSRTVSSSSTGDTPKAKSRAADLLVNPLDPRNADVLRVKIADLGNACWVHKHFTEDIQTRQYRSIEVLIGAGYSTPADIWSTACMAFELATGDYLFEPHSGEDYSRDEDHIAHIIELLGCIPRHFALSGKYSREFFNRRDHIALITELLGNVPRKVVTAGKYSSEFFSKKGELRHITKLKPWSLFDVLVEKYGWLAEDAAHFTNFLLPMLEMVPEKRASARDCLNHPWLNS; encoded by the exons GCCCGAGACACAGCAGAAAGTTCCGTCcgctcctcctccccctcctcctcctcctccacctcctccaccacccCAACCCGAGCCAGTCGCTCCTCCAGAACCAGAGGAAGAGATTTTGGGCTCAGATGATGAGGAACAGGAGGATCCGGCTGACTACTGCAAAG GAGGGTACCATCCAGTGAAGATAGGGGATCTGTTCAATGGGAGGTACCATGTGATCAGAAAGCTAGGCTGGGGTCACTTCTCTACTGTCTGGCTGTGTTGGGATATCCA AGGGAAGCGCTTTGTGGCGATGAAGGTGGTGAAGAGCGCTCAGCACTACACAGAGACGGCACTAGACGAGATCAAACTGCTCCGATGT gtgcGTGAGAGCGACCCTACTGACCCCAACAAAGACATGGTGGTTCAGCTCATCGATGACTTCAAGATCTCTGGGATAAACGGGATCC atgtgtgtatggtgtttgAAGTCCTTGGACACCATCTACTGAAATGGATCATCAAGTCGAACTATCAGGGCCTGCCTTTACCGTGTGTCAAGAGCATCATTAAACAG GTCCTGCAGGGTCTGGATTACCTCCACACTAAGTGCAAGAtcattcacacagacatcaaACCAGAAAACATCCTCATGTGTGTGGACGATGCCTTCGTCAGGCGAATGGCGGTCGAAGCCACCGAGTGGCAGAAAGCTGGAGCGCCTCCTCCCTCTGGATCTGCGG TCAGCACAGCACCGCAACTCAAGCAG GTGGGGAAGATCTCcaagaacaaaaagaagaagCTGAAAAAGAAGCAAAAGCGACAGGCGGAGCTGCTGGAGAGACGCATGCTGGAGATAGAGGCGCTGGAGAGGGAGGCCGAGAAACAGAAAGCCAACGAAGGGATAAACGCTCCGCCGGGACCCGCGCTAGCGCTCGCGGAGAGTGAAGACGAGGATGACGAAGATGATGACatagaggaagaagaggaaggagagggagacagggaTCAGCCTGTTAGATTAACCAACCACACAT GTGCAGCTCCACAACAGCAGGAAGATGGAGAGGACTGTGAAGTGCCTCCCAAAACAGACTTACCTGTCGTCGAAGATCCCTCAGCGGACACAGAGAACAGCGCACCGCCACACGAAGACAGCAACCACCCTGCAAATGAcgaggaagaggatgaggaggaagaagaagaatccgAAGAAGACGCGGAAGAGCGGGACAAAGTGACAGGACGGGACACGACCGAAGCAGGTCTGGAAGAATCGAAAGAAGAAGTAGACAGGCTCGAACCTGTATCTTCTGACGAGAAGCCGGAACCAAAGACAGATGAGTGTGTGAAGGAGGAGCAGCCTGAGCTGccaaaagaagaaggagaaagaagagaagaggaaggcGACGAGGAAGACGAAGATGATGACGAGagtgacgacgacgacgacgacgatgaaGCGGAGGATGAACCCCAGGAGCTTAGGAACTCCACGGAGACCCACAACAACACCTTAAAAACCAACGGTCATGCGGTGGTGGACGCAAATCATCCATCAGATGTTGTGCCCATCGTGCCCTCACCCACACCTCTGCTGTGCCCGCTGGTGGAGTCAGAGCTCAGCGCCACTGACCGGGACGCCTCTGATGCGTCTTATGAGCTATTCAACGGAGAGACGGCGGCACTCAGGAATGGCGGCAGACACCGAGCCACAGCACCGCGCTTTCCCGAGCTCCCTCTGGACCCTGACGTGGACGAGTGCGAGCCTGAGGAAGGAGAGACGAACCTGAACCCCGATGCCGAGCGCAGTCGCACCGTCTCGTCCTCCAGCACCGGAGACACTCCTAAag CTAAATCACGAGCAGCCGACCTGCTGGTGAATCCTCTCGACCCTCGCAACGCCGACGTGCTCCGGGTGAAGATAGCGGACCTGGGCAACGCCTGCTGGGTG CACAAACACTTCACAGAAGACATCCAGACACGGCAGTACCGCTCTATCGAGGTTCTAATCGGTGCTGGTTACAGCACTCCTGCAGACATCTGGAGCACCGCCTGTATG GCGTTCGAGTTGGCGACAGGAGACTATCTGTTTGAGCCGCATTCGGGGGAAGACTACTCACGTGACGAAG ATCACATAGCCCACATCATAGAGCTCTTGGGCTGTATTCCACGCCACTTTGCTCTGTCTGGAAAATATTCTCGGGAGTTCTTCAACCGGAGAG ACCACATCGCTCTGATTACGGAGCTGCTGGGGAATGTCCCACGTAAAGTCGTCACCGCAGGGAAATACAGCAGTGAGTTCTTCTCTAAGAAAG GCGAGTTGCGGCACATCACTAAACTCAAGCCGTGGTCTCTGTTCGACGTCCTGGTGGAGAAGTACGGCTGGTTGGCCGAGGACGCCGCCCACTTCACAAACTTCCTGTTGCCCATGCTGGAGATGGTTCCAGAAAAACGCGCCTCGGCGAGAGACTGCCTCAATCATCCCTGGCTGAACTCGTAG
- the srpk2 gene encoding SRSF protein kinase 2 isoform X5, translated as MERSVSHSNKSLGLALSALRVRHRAIKHRPETQQKVPSAPPPPPPPPPPPPPPQPEPVAPPEPEEEILGSDDEEQEDPADYCKGGYHPVKIGDLFNGRYHVIRKLGWGHFSTVWLCWDIQGKRFVAMKVVKSAQHYTETALDEIKLLRCVRESDPTDPNKDMVVQLIDDFKISGINGIHVCMVFEVLGHHLLKWIIKSNYQGLPLPCVKSIIKQVLQGLDYLHTKCKIIHTDIKPENILMCVDDAFVRRMAVEATEWQKAGAPPPSGSAVSTAPQLKQVGKISKNKKKKLKKKQKRQAELLERRMLEIEALEREAEKQKANEGINAPPGPALALAESEDEDDEDDDIEEEEEGEGDRDQPVRLTNHTCAAPQQQEDGEDCEVPPKTDLPVVEDPSADTENSAPPHEDSNHPANDEEEDEEEEEESEEDAEERDKVTGRDTTEAGLEESKEEVDRLEPVSSDEKPEPKTDECVKEEQPELPKEEGERREEEGDEEDEDDDESDDDDDDDEAEDEPQELRNSTETHNNTLKTNGHAVVDANHPSDVVPIVPSPTPLLCPLVESELSATDRDASDASYELFNGETAALRNGGRHRATAPRFPELPLDPDVDECEPEEGETNLNPDAERSRTVSSSSTGDTPKAKSRAADLLVNPLDPRNADVLRVKIADLGNACWVHKHFTEDIQTRQYRSIEVLIGAGYSTPADIWSTACMAFELATGDYLFEPHSGEDYSRDEDHIALITELLGNVPRKVVTAGKYSSEFFSKKGELRHITKLKPWSLFDVLVEKYGWLAEDAAHFTNFLLPMLEMVPEKRASARDCLNHPWLNS; from the exons ATGGAGCGCAGTGTCTCTCACTCCAACAAGTCTTTAGGCTTAGCACTCAGTGCTCTCCGGGTTCGACACCGAGCCATCAAACACag GCCCGAGACACAGCAGAAAGTTCCGTCcgctcctcctccccctcctcctcctcctccacctcctccaccacccCAACCCGAGCCAGTCGCTCCTCCAGAACCAGAGGAAGAGATTTTGGGCTCAGATGATGAGGAACAGGAGGATCCGGCTGACTACTGCAAAG GAGGGTACCATCCAGTGAAGATAGGGGATCTGTTCAATGGGAGGTACCATGTGATCAGAAAGCTAGGCTGGGGTCACTTCTCTACTGTCTGGCTGTGTTGGGATATCCA AGGGAAGCGCTTTGTGGCGATGAAGGTGGTGAAGAGCGCTCAGCACTACACAGAGACGGCACTAGACGAGATCAAACTGCTCCGATGT gtgcGTGAGAGCGACCCTACTGACCCCAACAAAGACATGGTGGTTCAGCTCATCGATGACTTCAAGATCTCTGGGATAAACGGGATCC atgtgtgtatggtgtttgAAGTCCTTGGACACCATCTACTGAAATGGATCATCAAGTCGAACTATCAGGGCCTGCCTTTACCGTGTGTCAAGAGCATCATTAAACAG GTCCTGCAGGGTCTGGATTACCTCCACACTAAGTGCAAGAtcattcacacagacatcaaACCAGAAAACATCCTCATGTGTGTGGACGATGCCTTCGTCAGGCGAATGGCGGTCGAAGCCACCGAGTGGCAGAAAGCTGGAGCGCCTCCTCCCTCTGGATCTGCGG TCAGCACAGCACCGCAACTCAAGCAG GTGGGGAAGATCTCcaagaacaaaaagaagaagCTGAAAAAGAAGCAAAAGCGACAGGCGGAGCTGCTGGAGAGACGCATGCTGGAGATAGAGGCGCTGGAGAGGGAGGCCGAGAAACAGAAAGCCAACGAAGGGATAAACGCTCCGCCGGGACCCGCGCTAGCGCTCGCGGAGAGTGAAGACGAGGATGACGAAGATGATGACatagaggaagaagaggaaggagagggagacagggaTCAGCCTGTTAGATTAACCAACCACACAT GTGCAGCTCCACAACAGCAGGAAGATGGAGAGGACTGTGAAGTGCCTCCCAAAACAGACTTACCTGTCGTCGAAGATCCCTCAGCGGACACAGAGAACAGCGCACCGCCACACGAAGACAGCAACCACCCTGCAAATGAcgaggaagaggatgaggaggaagaagaagaatccgAAGAAGACGCGGAAGAGCGGGACAAAGTGACAGGACGGGACACGACCGAAGCAGGTCTGGAAGAATCGAAAGAAGAAGTAGACAGGCTCGAACCTGTATCTTCTGACGAGAAGCCGGAACCAAAGACAGATGAGTGTGTGAAGGAGGAGCAGCCTGAGCTGccaaaagaagaaggagaaagaagagaagaggaaggcGACGAGGAAGACGAAGATGATGACGAGagtgacgacgacgacgacgacgatgaaGCGGAGGATGAACCCCAGGAGCTTAGGAACTCCACGGAGACCCACAACAACACCTTAAAAACCAACGGTCATGCGGTGGTGGACGCAAATCATCCATCAGATGTTGTGCCCATCGTGCCCTCACCCACACCTCTGCTGTGCCCGCTGGTGGAGTCAGAGCTCAGCGCCACTGACCGGGACGCCTCTGATGCGTCTTATGAGCTATTCAACGGAGAGACGGCGGCACTCAGGAATGGCGGCAGACACCGAGCCACAGCACCGCGCTTTCCCGAGCTCCCTCTGGACCCTGACGTGGACGAGTGCGAGCCTGAGGAAGGAGAGACGAACCTGAACCCCGATGCCGAGCGCAGTCGCACCGTCTCGTCCTCCAGCACCGGAGACACTCCTAAag CTAAATCACGAGCAGCCGACCTGCTGGTGAATCCTCTCGACCCTCGCAACGCCGACGTGCTCCGGGTGAAGATAGCGGACCTGGGCAACGCCTGCTGGGTG CACAAACACTTCACAGAAGACATCCAGACACGGCAGTACCGCTCTATCGAGGTTCTAATCGGTGCTGGTTACAGCACTCCTGCAGACATCTGGAGCACCGCCTGTATG GCGTTCGAGTTGGCGACAGGAGACTATCTGTTTGAGCCGCATTCGGGGGAAGACTACTCACGTGACGAAG ACCACATCGCTCTGATTACGGAGCTGCTGGGGAATGTCCCACGTAAAGTCGTCACCGCAGGGAAATACAGCAGTGAGTTCTTCTCTAAGAAAG GCGAGTTGCGGCACATCACTAAACTCAAGCCGTGGTCTCTGTTCGACGTCCTGGTGGAGAAGTACGGCTGGTTGGCCGAGGACGCCGCCCACTTCACAAACTTCCTGTTGCCCATGCTGGAGATGGTTCCAGAAAAACGCGCCTCGGCGAGAGACTGCCTCAATCATCCCTGGCTGAACTCGTAG
- the srpk2 gene encoding SRSF protein kinase 2 isoform X4 produces MERSVSHSNKSLGLALSALRVRHRAIKHRPETQQKVPSAPPPPPPPPPPPPPPQPEPVAPPEPEEEILGSDDEEQEDPADYCKGGYHPVKIGDLFNGRYHVIRKLGWGHFSTVWLCWDIQGKRFVAMKVVKSAQHYTETALDEIKLLRCVRESDPTDPNKDMVVQLIDDFKISGINGIHVCMVFEVLGHHLLKWIIKSNYQGLPLPCVKSIIKQVLQGLDYLHTKCKIIHTDIKPENILMCVDDAFVRRMAVEATEWQKAGAPPPSGSAVSTAPQLKQVGKISKNKKKKLKKKQKRQAELLERRMLEIEALEREAEKQKANEGINAPPGPALALAESEDEDDEDDDIEEEEEGEGDRDQPVRLTNHTCAAPQQQEDGEDCEVPPKTDLPVVEDPSADTENSAPPHEDSNHPANDEEEDEEEEEESEEDAEERDKVTGRDTTEAGLEESKEEVDRLEPVSSDEKPEPKTDECVKEEQPELPKEEGERREEEGDEEDEDDDESDDDDDDDEAEDEPQELRNSTETHNNTLKTNGHAVVDANHPSDVVPIVPSPTPLLCPLVESELSATDRDASDASYELFNGETAALRNGGRHRATAPRFPELPLDPDVDECEPEEGETNLNPDAERSRTVSSSSTGDTPKAKSRAADLLVNPLDPRNADVLRVKIADLGNACWVHKHFTEDIQTRQYRSIEVLIGAGYSTPADIWSTACMAFELATGDYLFEPHSGEDYSRDEDHIAHIIELLGCIPRHFALSGKYSREFFNRRGELRHITKLKPWSLFDVLVEKYGWLAEDAAHFTNFLLPMLEMVPEKRASARDCLNHPWLNS; encoded by the exons ATGGAGCGCAGTGTCTCTCACTCCAACAAGTCTTTAGGCTTAGCACTCAGTGCTCTCCGGGTTCGACACCGAGCCATCAAACACag GCCCGAGACACAGCAGAAAGTTCCGTCcgctcctcctccccctcctcctcctcctccacctcctccaccacccCAACCCGAGCCAGTCGCTCCTCCAGAACCAGAGGAAGAGATTTTGGGCTCAGATGATGAGGAACAGGAGGATCCGGCTGACTACTGCAAAG GAGGGTACCATCCAGTGAAGATAGGGGATCTGTTCAATGGGAGGTACCATGTGATCAGAAAGCTAGGCTGGGGTCACTTCTCTACTGTCTGGCTGTGTTGGGATATCCA AGGGAAGCGCTTTGTGGCGATGAAGGTGGTGAAGAGCGCTCAGCACTACACAGAGACGGCACTAGACGAGATCAAACTGCTCCGATGT gtgcGTGAGAGCGACCCTACTGACCCCAACAAAGACATGGTGGTTCAGCTCATCGATGACTTCAAGATCTCTGGGATAAACGGGATCC atgtgtgtatggtgtttgAAGTCCTTGGACACCATCTACTGAAATGGATCATCAAGTCGAACTATCAGGGCCTGCCTTTACCGTGTGTCAAGAGCATCATTAAACAG GTCCTGCAGGGTCTGGATTACCTCCACACTAAGTGCAAGAtcattcacacagacatcaaACCAGAAAACATCCTCATGTGTGTGGACGATGCCTTCGTCAGGCGAATGGCGGTCGAAGCCACCGAGTGGCAGAAAGCTGGAGCGCCTCCTCCCTCTGGATCTGCGG TCAGCACAGCACCGCAACTCAAGCAG GTGGGGAAGATCTCcaagaacaaaaagaagaagCTGAAAAAGAAGCAAAAGCGACAGGCGGAGCTGCTGGAGAGACGCATGCTGGAGATAGAGGCGCTGGAGAGGGAGGCCGAGAAACAGAAAGCCAACGAAGGGATAAACGCTCCGCCGGGACCCGCGCTAGCGCTCGCGGAGAGTGAAGACGAGGATGACGAAGATGATGACatagaggaagaagaggaaggagagggagacagggaTCAGCCTGTTAGATTAACCAACCACACAT GTGCAGCTCCACAACAGCAGGAAGATGGAGAGGACTGTGAAGTGCCTCCCAAAACAGACTTACCTGTCGTCGAAGATCCCTCAGCGGACACAGAGAACAGCGCACCGCCACACGAAGACAGCAACCACCCTGCAAATGAcgaggaagaggatgaggaggaagaagaagaatccgAAGAAGACGCGGAAGAGCGGGACAAAGTGACAGGACGGGACACGACCGAAGCAGGTCTGGAAGAATCGAAAGAAGAAGTAGACAGGCTCGAACCTGTATCTTCTGACGAGAAGCCGGAACCAAAGACAGATGAGTGTGTGAAGGAGGAGCAGCCTGAGCTGccaaaagaagaaggagaaagaagagaagaggaaggcGACGAGGAAGACGAAGATGATGACGAGagtgacgacgacgacgacgacgatgaaGCGGAGGATGAACCCCAGGAGCTTAGGAACTCCACGGAGACCCACAACAACACCTTAAAAACCAACGGTCATGCGGTGGTGGACGCAAATCATCCATCAGATGTTGTGCCCATCGTGCCCTCACCCACACCTCTGCTGTGCCCGCTGGTGGAGTCAGAGCTCAGCGCCACTGACCGGGACGCCTCTGATGCGTCTTATGAGCTATTCAACGGAGAGACGGCGGCACTCAGGAATGGCGGCAGACACCGAGCCACAGCACCGCGCTTTCCCGAGCTCCCTCTGGACCCTGACGTGGACGAGTGCGAGCCTGAGGAAGGAGAGACGAACCTGAACCCCGATGCCGAGCGCAGTCGCACCGTCTCGTCCTCCAGCACCGGAGACACTCCTAAag CTAAATCACGAGCAGCCGACCTGCTGGTGAATCCTCTCGACCCTCGCAACGCCGACGTGCTCCGGGTGAAGATAGCGGACCTGGGCAACGCCTGCTGGGTG CACAAACACTTCACAGAAGACATCCAGACACGGCAGTACCGCTCTATCGAGGTTCTAATCGGTGCTGGTTACAGCACTCCTGCAGACATCTGGAGCACCGCCTGTATG GCGTTCGAGTTGGCGACAGGAGACTATCTGTTTGAGCCGCATTCGGGGGAAGACTACTCACGTGACGAAG ATCACATAGCCCACATCATAGAGCTCTTGGGCTGTATTCCACGCCACTTTGCTCTGTCTGGAAAATATTCTCGGGAGTTCTTCAACCGGAGAG GCGAGTTGCGGCACATCACTAAACTCAAGCCGTGGTCTCTGTTCGACGTCCTGGTGGAGAAGTACGGCTGGTTGGCCGAGGACGCCGCCCACTTCACAAACTTCCTGTTGCCCATGCTGGAGATGGTTCCAGAAAAACGCGCCTCGGCGAGAGACTGCCTCAATCATCCCTGGCTGAACTCGTAG